In bacterium, the sequence GGCGCGAGCTGCGCAAGCAGGCCCGAACCCTCGTCAAGACCCTGTCGCGCTTCGCCCGGCCGACTCCGGGCTTCGCCGAGGCGATCGCCGATCTGCGGCTGCGGCTCGAGGCCGAGCATGCCCTCTTGATGCGCTTTCGGAGCCTGCGCCGCGCCTACACCGACAATCAGGCGAGCCTTCCGCCCGAGCTCCTCGACACCCTGCGGGTGGTAGACGAGTACCTGACCTATCGCTTCGACGAGAACCTCGGCAAGCTCCACCAGGTCTTCGCCTCGCTCGGCGAGGCGGCCGCCGAGCTCGAGGAGCGCTTGCGCTGGCTCGGCGCCTACGAAGCCCTGTACCGGCAAGAGGAAGGCTTCATCTGCCTGACCAACTCGGATCCCCAGTCCTTCGAGCGTTACACCTACCGGACCGGTGCCCTCAAGAAGCACCTGGCGCAGGTGCTCTTCTTGGACGTGCGGACCGTGCGCGAGGTGCGCCGCTTCCGGGGGCTGGTGGCGGCCTTGGGGGCAGGCCTTGCCGCCTTCTGGAGCACCCTCGGCGATCGCAACATCAACGTGCAATTGCACGGGATCTCGACCACGCTACTTATCTTGATCGTGGTCACGGTCTATATCCTCAAGGACCGCATCAAGGACTTCTTCAAGGAGTACGTGGCCACCCAGGTCCAGCGCCTGTTGCCGGACCAGCGCATGACGATCACCGACCCCATGACGCGCCAGCGCATCGGGTCGTGCCGTCAGACGGTCCGCTACGAGCGCAAGCGTCGGCTTGCTGCCGACATCCGGCGCGTGCGGGAGTTCACCCACACCATCGACCTGGACGAGGCCCGCGAAGAGGAGGTCCTCTCGTACCGGCACGACATGACCCTCGAGGCCCGGCGGATCCACGCGACCCACGCACGACGGATGCACGTCAAGCACATCCTGCGCTACTCGGTGGCCAACCTCTTGCGCCGGTTGTCGGACCCCAACGTCGAGGTCTCGCGCTTCAACCCGCGCACCGGCCGCTTCGAGGTCGTCCTCGCCCCCAAGGTCTATCACCTCAACGTGGTCTTCAGGGTCTCCGCCATCGGGCCGGACGGTCGAGCGGCGGATCCGGTCTACCATCGCCTGCGGCTCATCCTCAACAAGGACGGGATCGACCGGGTCGAGAAGGTCGTCCACAACAAGCGCATGCGCGAGATCGGCCAGGATCACCAGCCGGAGATCCTGGAGCGCACCGACGATCCGCTGCTGAACGAGGCCGAGGATTTGTCGCCAAGCTAGCCGCAGGCGCTGAGCGAGTGGCGGGCGACCGGCGCTTTCAAGGCCTGTGCCGCTAAGGCACAATAGGGCGTGCCCGGTGATTCGGAGGCGCCATGCGCGTACAGTCCCGCATCCTCCTCGGCTACAGCCCGGTGCTCGCCATCCTCGCGGCGCTCCTGACGCTTGCGATCGCCACGAGCACCCTCTCGGCCCGTGCCTCCGACCGAGCGTTCGACAAGACCCTACCCGCCATCGTTGCGGGCGAGGAGCTGCTGTCGCTGGCGCGTAACCTGGAGGCCCTGGAGTACGTCTACTTCCTCGAGGTCGAGGCCCCGGCTCAGGGTGCGCGCGCCATGGCCGAATTCGATCGGGCGAGCCAGGAGTTCGAGGGCTATTACCAAAGCGCCGAGGCCGTCGCGGACACCCCCGTCGAGCGCCGCTACCTCGCCGATATCGACCAGGCGTACAAGACCTTCATCACGATTGATCGGCAGATCCGCGAGCGCCTCGCCAAGGGCCAGGTCGCGGCGGCCTATCGGCTGAACGCCACCGAGTCCCTGGTAGCCTACGAACGCTTCTCGCGCTCGGCGAGCGCCCTGGTGGCCTACAACCGCGAGCAGCTTGTCACGGCGCGGTCCGCCATCGCCCACCGCCGAAACACGATGCTGGCGCTCTTGGCAGGGGCGGGGGTCCTCGCGTTGCTGCTCGGACTCTGGGTCGGCGTGCGGCTCGCGCGGATCCTCGCGCGCCCGCTGGCCGAGCTTGAACAGGGGGCCGAGCAGATCGCAAAGGGCACCTTCAAGCTGCCGCCGCCTAGCCGCGAGGTGGCCGGCATCGCCGAGATCCGGGGGCTGTACGATGCGCTGGCCTGGATGGTGCGATCGCTGGAGGGACTCGCCCGCGACCTGCGCGAGGCCAATGCGAGCCTCGAGCGTAAGGTCGCCTCACGCACCGCCGCCTTGGAGGAGACCAAGCGCGCGCTCGAGGCCACCGTCGCGGAGTTGCGATCGCTCGATAAGCTCAAGAGCGACTTTCTCTCGGTGGTCAGTCACGAGCTGTTGACCCCCATCAACTTCGTGACCGGCTACGGCTCGACCTTGAGCGAGGGCCTGCTCGGTGAGTTGAGCGACGTGCAGCGCGAGGCCGTGGACAAGATGCTCGAAGGGGCCTCGCGCCTGACGCGGATCGTGCGGAACCTGCTCGACTACACCCGCATGGAGGCAGGTGAGTTGAGCGTCCGCTCCCAGCCCGTCGACGTCGCCGAGCTCCTGCACGAGACGTATGCCGAGTTCGCGCCGCTGTTCGCGCGCAAGGACCTCGCCCTCTCGCTGTCGCTGCCACCCGAGCTACCGCTCGCCTGGGGGGATCCCGCCCGCATCCACCAGGTGCTGGGCGAGCTGCTCGACAACGCCGCCAAGTTCACCGGGAGCGGCGGCAGCGTGGGGATAGAGGCGCAGTGCGCCGCGGACGCCGTGGAGATCACGGTACAGGATACCGGCGTCGGCATCGCGCCGGACGTGCTCCCGCACGTCTTCGAGCGCTTCTACCAGGGGGATTCGACCAGCACCCGCGCCTACGGCGGGACCGGGATCGGCCTGACGCTTTCCAAGCGGCTCGCCGAGGAGATGGGCGGCGCGCTTGCGATCGCAAGCGTCCTCGGCGAGGGGACCCGGGCGGTGCTCAGGCTGCGCCGTTCTACTCCTCTTGGCTGATCTGGATCGCGCGGGAGCGCGCGGCCTCGACCTTGGGCAGGCGCAGGCTCAGGATGCCCTCCTTGAGGTTCGCCTTGATCCGCTCGTGGTTGGTGTTGGGCGGCAGGCGGAAGGTCCGCTGGAAGGAGCCGTAGGTGCGCTCGATGCGGTGGGCCTTGGCGCCTTCGGGCTCCATGTAGGGGCGATCGCCCGCGAGCGTCAGCTCGTCGCCGTCGAGGTGGATTCGGATGTCCTCCTGCTTGAGGCCCGCAAGCTCGACCAAGAACACCCACTCGGTCTCGGTCTCGAACACGTCCACGGCGGGAGACCAGTTGCCGGCGGGGATCGCGGTGGGGCCCAGCGCCTGCTGGAACTCGGCGCGCAGGTCCTCAAGGGTGCGCAGGAGCGCCGGGGAGATGTTCTGCCAGCGGTTGAACCGATCCATGTCCGTACCTCCGTCTATGAGCGTGGTTCTATCAAGTCAGTTTAGCAAGCAAAGCCGGTTTCCCGCAATGGCCGGGGCTTTGGTATCATGACCCAATCGCCTGGCCGTTTGTGCC encodes:
- a CDS encoding MCP four helix bundle domain-containing protein, yielding MRVQSRILLGYSPVLAILAALLTLAIATSTLSARASDRAFDKTLPAIVAGEELLSLARNLEALEYVYFLEVEAPAQGARAMAEFDRASQEFEGYYQSAEAVADTPVERRYLADIDQAYKTFITIDRQIRERLAKGQVAAAYRLNATESLVAYERFSRSASALVAYNREQLVTARSAIAHRRNTMLALLAGAGVLALLLGLWVGVRLARILARPLAELEQGAEQIAKGTFKLPPPSREVAGIAEIRGLYDALAWMVRSLEGLARDLREANASLERKVASRTAALEETKRALEATVAELRSLDKLKSDFLSVVSHELLTPINFVTGYGSTLSEGLLGELSDVQREAVDKMLEGASRLTRIVRNLLDYTRMEAGELSVRSQPVDVAELLHETYAEFAPLFARKDLALSLSLPPELPLAWGDPARIHQVLGELLDNAAKFTGSGGSVGIEAQCAADAVEITVQDTGVGIAPDVLPHVFERFYQGDSTSTRAYGGTGIGLTLSKRLAEEMGGALAIASVLGEGTRAVLRLRRSTPLG
- a CDS encoding Hsp20/alpha crystallin family protein; the encoded protein is MDRFNRWQNISPALLRTLEDLRAEFQQALGPTAIPAGNWSPAVDVFETETEWVFLVELAGLKQEDIRIHLDGDELTLAGDRPYMEPEGAKAHRIERTYGSFQRTFRLPPNTNHERIKANLKEGILSLRLPKVEAARSRAIQISQEE